A single genomic interval of Primulina huaijiensis isolate GDHJ02 chromosome 7, ASM1229523v2, whole genome shotgun sequence harbors:
- the LOC140981369 gene encoding BURP domain protein RD22-like: MEFNFYFILIFISVGLIGSHAALPSEDYWNSVLPNSPMPKAVKDLLYPAEWGEDKRTAVYVGHGGVGVYTGKPGHRTKVGVGKGGVTVGTRPKTGKPVYVGVHPGVIPFIYTYAATETQLHDDPSVALFFLQKDLAAGKKMNLNFYKTKNSATVLPRKVADSIPFTSKKWPEIFSKFSVNPSSEEAEIMKKTIQECEDETTIKGEEKFCATSLESMIDFSTSKIGKNVDAISTNSENGDNLKEYNIVGVKKMSRGKAVVACHIQAYAYAVFYCHKTETTVAYKVSMVAADGSSKAEAVAVCHLDTAAWNPKHLAFQVLKVKPGSVPVCHFLPSDHVVWVPR, translated from the exons ATGGAGTTCAATTTCTActtcattttaatatttatttct gtGGGATTGATAGGAAGCCATGCAGCTTTGCCTTCAGAGGATTACTGGAATTCTGTGCTTCCAAATTCTCCTATGCCCAAGGCCGTCAAAGATCTCCTCTATCCTGCAG AATGGGGAGAAGATAAGAGAACCGCGGTGTACGTCGGCCACGGCGGCGTTGGCGTTTATACCGGCAAGCCCGGCCACCGCACTAAAGTAGGTGTAGGAAAAGGGGGTGTAACCGTTGGAACGCGCCCCAAGACTGGTAAACCCGTTTATGTCGGTGTCCACCCGGGCGTAATCCCATTTATCTACACATACGCCGCCACTGAAACTCAGCTACACGATGACCCCAGCGTAGCCCTGTTCTTCTTACAAAAGGACTTGGCCGCGGGTAAAAAAATGAACCTTAATTTCTACAAAACTAAAAATAGCGCCACAGTTTTACCTCGCAAAGTTGCTGACTCGATACCCTTCACGTCAAAAAAGTGGCCAGAAATTTTCAGTAAGTTTTCCGTGAACCCAAGCTCAGAAGAAGCTGAGATTATGAAGAAAACAATCCAAGAATGTGAGGATGAAACAACCATTAAAGGAGAAGAGAAGTTTTGTGCAACCTCTTTGGAGTCCATGATCGATTTCAGCACCTCAAAGATTGGAAAAAATGTGGATGCGATATCCACAAACTCGGAAAATGGAGATAACTTGAAAGAGTACAATATTGTGGGAGTCAAGAAAATGTCGAGGGGAAAGGCGGTGGTGGCTTGCCACATACAGGCGTATGCATACGCAGTATTTTACTGCCACAAGACGGAAACCACGGTGGCTTACAAGGTATCGATGGTGGCTGCAGATGGGTCGTCGAAGGCAGAGGCGGTGGCCGTGTGCCACTTGGACACGGCTGCGTGGAACCCAAAACACTTGGCTTTTCAAGTATTGAAGGTGAAGCCTGGGTCTGTTCCAGTTTGCCATTTTCTTCCCTCGGATCATGTTGTGTGGGTTCCTCGCTAA